The following are from one region of the Rattus rattus isolate New Zealand chromosome 13, Rrattus_CSIRO_v1, whole genome shotgun sequence genome:
- the Rab20 gene encoding ras-related protein Rab-20, with amino-acid sequence MRKPDGKIVLLGDMNVGKTSLLQRYMERRFPDTVSTVGGAFYLKQWRSFNISIWDTAGREQFHGLGSMYCRGAAAIILTYDVNHPQSLFELEDRFLGLTETANNDCLFAIVGNKVDLTTERGPEGGEKDQTSGKTGSCVSSKVPKQVHPQDAMALYKKILKYKMLDEREMPAAEQMCFETSAKTGHNVDLLFETLFDLVVPMITRQKAEESSPIVDITICKAPKQTRSGCCA; translated from the exons ATGCGGAAGCCGGATGGGAAGATCGTGCTGCTGGGGGACATGAACGTGGGTAAAACGTCCTTGCTGCAGCGCTACATGGAGCGTCGCTTCCCGGACACGGTCAGCACCGTGGGAGGCGCCTTCTACCTGAAGCAGTGGCGCTCCTTCAACATCTCTATATGGGACACCGCAG GGCGGGAGCAGTTCCACGGTCTGGGCTCCATGTACTGCCGGGGAGCGGCCGCCATTATCCTTACCTACGATGTGAACCACCCACAGAGCCTGTTTGAGCTGGAGGACAGATTCCTGGGCCTGACCGAAACAGCCAACAATGACTGCCTGTTTGCCATTGTGGGGAACAAAGTGGACCTGACCACGGAGCGGGGCCCGGAGGGCGGGGAGAAGGATCAGACCTCTGGGAAGACAGGCAGCTGTGTCTCCTCCAAGGTACCCAAGCAGGTGCATCCGCAGGATGCAATGGCCCTTTACAAGAAGATCCTGAAGTACAAGATGTTAGATGAGAGGGAAATGCCGGCTGCCGAGCAAATGTGCTTCGAGACCAGCGCCAAGACCGGACACAACGTGGACCTCCTCTTTGAAACCTTGTTCGACCTGGTGGTACCTATGATCACTCGGCAGAAGGCTGAGGAGTCGTCTCCGATTGTGGATATAACCATCTGCAAAGCACCCAAACAGACTCGATCTGGGTGCTGTGCCTAA